The Halostella limicola genome includes the window AAGGAGTCGACAGCGGGGCTCTGGGCCGGCCAGACCGACCGGGACGACCTCGGCGCGCCGTACGAGACGATCGACGCGCTCCTGACGCGGATCATCGACCGCGGCGAGCGCGTCCCGGCGGCGGCCGACGAGATCGGCGTCGACGAGGACACCGCCCGCGAGATAGCCGCCCGCTACGTCGACACGGTCCACAAGCGAAACGTCCCGCCGACGCCGGGACTCACGGAAGATGGTGCCGGGAAGTCGGCCTACCCCCTGCATCTCCTCGGCTCGGGATCGACCGTCGATCCGTGACATCGGGCCGATCGGCGTCGGGCTCGACGAGCGGCGTCACACCGCGCCGAGCAGTCCCAGCAGCCCGAACAGCACGTCGCCGTAGGTGAGCGCGACGACGAGGCCGACGAACATCGGGACGAGAAACGGGATGCCCGGCGACACCCACACGTCGCGCTCCGTCGTCAGGCGGTCGAGCCCCTCCCGGAGGTCGCTCGCGCTCGCGCCGTACGCGCCGTCCACGTCGGTCAGGAAGGCGTCGGCCCCCCAGGGGTCGTCGAACGTCGGAGCGGCCGGGTCGTCGTCGGCGCTCTCGCGGCCGGGCGGCGACCCCCCGTCCGACGAGCGACGCCCGTCGACGTCCTCGACGACGGCGGGCGCCCCCGGCGACTCCGCGGTCACGGCCCCGTCCGTCGGGGGGTTCGGCTCGTCGGGCAGCGTGGCGGGGTCCCGGAGCGCGTCGGCGTTCGCCCGCAGCGTTTCGAGGTCGACCCCGCGCCAGCGCAGGTACATGCGGAGCGCGTCCAGGTCGAGGCCGCCGCGGGTCGACCCGTCGGCCCCTTCGAGCAGCCGTCCGTGCGTCTCGGGGACGGCCTCGACGTGTACTGGCCGGCCGACGAACATGAGCGACGAGAACCGCCCGGCGACGGCGTTGCGAGCCGCAAGCAGCAGCGGCGCGGCGAGGCCGAAAAGCACGGTGTTCGTCAGCACCGTGAAGGAGAACACGCCGACGTTCGTCGGCTGGAGCGGGAGCGCCGCGTTCGGCAGGAAGTAGACGGGGTAGGCGGGAAAGAGCAGGGCGATGACCATCAGCGCCTTCGCGTCCGCGCCGCCGAACCCGCCGGTCCGCCAGAACAGGTACGCGAGCGGGACGACGAGGCCGATACTCACCGCCGTCGGGACGAGGAAGCGCCGCCACGCGAACTCGCTCGCGGTCCAGGCCGTCCACGCGTCCTGGGCGAGTAGCGCGAGCGCAAGTGCCGTCAGCGGCGCCCAGGCGGCGTTTGGCACGCGCCGGGTCGCCACGTCGCGGTACGCCGCCCACGCGAAGACGGGGACGGCGAGCAACCGCAGGAGGTCGACGGTCGACGTCTCCTCGACGAGCACGGTGACGGCTTCGAGCACGTTCGGTATTCGGTGGCGTCGCCGTGATATAAATTCCGTCTGGGACGGTGCCGGGCGGGACTCGCCCGGCGGCGTCGGGCCGTCCGCAACGGGGAAGTGCTCGACGCCGTCGGAAACGGTCTTGTAGTGTGTTATCTCACCACAATCATTTTCACCGATCACGCGCCACCCTCACGCATGGCCGACAGCCTGCAGGACGCACAGGAACCGCTCAAGGAGCAGTACGAGGCGGACCCCGACGAGGCGCGGATCACCCTCACCGCCACCGGCGAGGAGCAGGACGACCTCCGCGCGTGCAACGTGGACATCGGCCGCGCGGTCTACGAGGCGGAACTCCACGAGGGGGCCGGCGGTCCCGGCCGCGGCGCGTGTTCGGGCGACC containing:
- a CDS encoding A24 family peptidase; translation: MLEAVTVLVEETSTVDLLRLLAVPVFAWAAYRDVATRRVPNAAWAPLTALALALLAQDAWTAWTASEFAWRRFLVPTAVSIGLVVPLAYLFWRTGGFGGADAKALMVIALLFPAYPVYFLPNAALPLQPTNVGVFSFTVLTNTVLFGLAAPLLLAARNAVAGRFSSLMFVGRPVHVEAVPETHGRLLEGADGSTRGGLDLDALRMYLRWRGVDLETLRANADALRDPATLPDEPNPPTDGAVTAESPGAPAVVEDVDGRRSSDGGSPPGRESADDDPAAPTFDDPWGADAFLTDVDGAYGASASDLREGLDRLTTERDVWVSPGIPFLVPMFVGLVVALTYGDVLFGLLGLLGAV